A stretch of Anoplopoma fimbria isolate UVic2021 breed Golden Eagle Sablefish chromosome 4, Afim_UVic_2022, whole genome shotgun sequence DNA encodes these proteins:
- the cenpu gene encoding centromere protein U codes for MSAKKVRRAKVLRVPQQEAQKGSSNDRTDSPNLSSIERASFLEGLQQNFGNPLHSTAMEEDLNVPEEDRMNRKKAGEKEIPRTVKTAVKQRGAAVKRKETERDGEKEEEEEKKKRSRTSTGGTRPVKTLQTKKGKKRESKTGSGESSEAASPKERPDTAQKKVLSSEGEEVDEDRSWNPSPKKARALSLGRARKSSSNKSKPRTSSSGSASAEPEKASKDKQRRKRRGGGGGTESEVVLDAFLEFCDQYRESVASKAIEQAVDSFSSNVKVQLLEKISSFKEFKVLKRENAKVGSLIHTKRQRLLDAKHELMRAERQAWLLQKEKAELKVRLADLRRGQAFLHDIRVLNRQYLDYRHKHRKEKEMYGASSLPALLLETKHIQTRESAGRLQKRLKKNETRK; via the exons ATGAG TGCCAAAAAGGTCAGAAGAGCCAAAGTGCTCAGGGTGCCACAGCAGGAGGCTCAG AAAGGCTCATCTAATGATCGTACGGATTCCCCCAACCTGTCCTCTATAGAGAGAGCTAGTTTCCTCGAGGGACTGCAGCAGAATTTTG GTAACCCTCTGCACAGTACGGCCATGGAGGAAGATTTGAACGTCCCAGAGGAGGATCggatgaacagaaaaaaagctgggGAAAAAGAAATTCCTCGGACAGTGAAGACCGCTGTAAAGCAGCGCGGAGCTGCCGTGAAGAGGAAGGAGACGGAAAGGGacggagagaaggaggaggaagaggagaagaaaaagaggagcagGACAAGTACTGGAGGGACGAG GCCGGTGAAAACTCTTCAGACGAAGAAAGGcaagaagagagagagtaaaacaggaagtggagagtCCAGTGAGGCTGCATCGCCAAAG gagaGACCTGACACTGCACAGAAGAAAGTCCTGTCCTCTGAGGGGGAAGAGGTGGATGAAGATAGGAGTTGG AACCCAAGTCCAAAGAAGGCCAGGGCTTTAAGTTTGGGCAGAGCCAGAAAGTCTTCGTCTAATAAGTCTAAGCCTAGAACGTCTTCATCAG GCAGTGCATCTGCAGAACCAGAGAAGGCAAGCAAAGataaacagaggaggaagagacgtggtggaggtggaggaacaGAGTCAGAGGTGGTGCTGGATGCCTTCCTGGAGTTCTGTGACCAGTACAG agagTCTGTGGCGTCTAAAGCAATCGAACAGGCCGTtgattctttctcctccaatgTGAAGGTGCAACTGTTGGAAAAG ATCTCTTCTTTCAAGGAGTTCAAGGTTCTAAAAAGAGAAAACGCCAAG GTGGGTTCTTTGATccacacaaaaagacagagacTGCTGGATGCCAAACATGAGCTGATGAG GGCAGAGAGGCAGGCCTGGTTGCTGCAAAAGGAGAAAGCTGAGCTTAAAGTCCGGTTGGCCGATCTGAGACGAGGCCAAGCCTTTCTGCATGACATCCGAGTGCTCAACAGACAATACCTGGACTACCGACACAAACACcgcaaagaaaaagagatg TACGGGGCGTCCAGCTTGCCTGCTCTGCTACTGGAGACCAAGCATATTCAGACAAGAGAATCAGCTGGAAGACTCCAAAAAAGGCTGAAGAAGAACGAGACTCGGAAATAA